A region of the Fusobacterium simiae genome:
ATAAGGGAATTCCTGAAATATTTGAAAAGACAAAAGAAATAATTAAGCAAAATTCTACTTTTCAAGAATATAATATCAAAGTAGAACATTATATTGTTAGTACAGGAATGAAAAATATGATAGAAGGCTCTACAATTAAAAAGCATGTTGATGGTATCTGGGGTTGTGAGTTAATACAATCTTTAGATGAAAATGGAAATTTTGAAATAAGTGAAATAGGATATACTATTGATAATACTTCAAAAACAAGGGCTATATTTGAAATAAATAAAGGTATTAATAAAAATCCTGAATACGATGTTAATGCAAAAATTAAAGAAGGAAATAGAAGAGTTCTATTTAAAAATATGATATATATTGCAGATGGACCTAGTGATGTACCTGCTTTTTCATTGATAAAAAAAGGAGGAGGCTCAACCTTTGCTATTTATCCAAAATCTGACCTTAAAGCATTCCAACAAGTAGAAAAATTAAGAGAAGATAATAGAGTTGATATGTATGCAGAAGCTGATTATTCTGAAGGAACAACTACATATATGTGGATTACTAATAAGATCGAAGAATTGGCTCAAAATATAGTAAATGAAGAAAAAAGTAAGCTAGAAGCTTCTATTTCTGATTCTCCTAAACATTTGACTTAATTTTTACAGTTGACTTTCTCAACTTCTAAGTATATACAAAAATGAAGGAGGTTTATTATGACACTATTAAGTACAATTTCTAAATGGGGAAATGGGCAAGGAATAAGATTACCAAAAACACTTTTAGATCTTTTAAAATGGGAAAATAATGATAAATTAGAAATAATTGTAGAAGATGAAAATATAAGAATTAAAAAAATAACTCCATCAAAAAAAAGAAAAAATATTAAAGAACTTTTTGCTAATTATGAAAAAGAATATAAAACACAAGAAATTGATTGGGGAGAACCAGAAGGTAAAGAAATATGGTAAAACAAGGTGATATAATTAAAATAAATTTTAATCCTCAAGCTGGACATGAACAAGCTGGTTATAGACCAGCTGTTATAGTAAGTAATGATTTCTTTAATAAAAAAACAAATTTAACTATTGTTTGTCCTATTACTAATACTATCAGTGATTTTCCACTTCATGTAAAATTAGATGAAAGAACAACTACAACAGGTGTTATTCTATGTGAATATTTAAAAGCATTAGATATAAATAAAAGAACATATAAAATTATAGAACCCTTACCCAAAGATATTTTAGAACAAGTTATTGATATTATATTTGCAGAAATTGAAATTGAAAATTAAGGAGCTATTAATTAGCTCCCTTACTCAATATTTCTTCTACTTTCTTTTGTAAGTCCTCAACAGAGTGCTTTCTACTTCTGCCACATTCTTGAGCCTGTTCCTCACAAATTAAACATTTTCTAAAAGATTTTCTTGATAACTTTTCAAAATCTACATCAATAACATCTATATCAAACAATCTTCCTAGTTCTGAATTTTCCTCAATAGTAACAGTGATATCTTTTATCTTTTCAGCTGATGAATTAGCAGAAACAAATAATTCATTTCCAGTATTTTCATTAAGTTCTTGAATTTCTAAAATTTCTATATTATTTTCTTTTAATTTTTCTAAGATTAAATTTTTTCCAATATCAAAAGCATTTTTTATTTCATTATTTGTTTTAATTGGACCTGGAATATTCATAGTAAAAGATATTACAGGTAAATTATATTTTTTTATCATTTCATTTTGTATAGCTACTCTTTTTTCACGACTTAAGAGAACTTCATCAATTCCAACTTCTATACCTTGCATAGTATCCCCCTTCTTAGTAATGAACAACATTATCTTGTGAACGAATTTTATCTATAACAGCCTTTGCTTCATCACTTAAAAAATAATTATAAGTAGTTTCTGGAACAAGATTTTTTAAATCTTCTAAATTTCCATTTTTTATTATTTGCCTAACTGTTGAAGCACTTATAACATTATCAGAATATTTTTTTCTAGGTACTACTATACATTCTATATTATTTTCTGGTAATTTTTTTAACATAGTTTGATTATAGATATTTGTTACCAAACTATTAGGCTCTTCTCCTACATAACGCCTATTGATATTTAAAACCTTAGCAATCTTAGTAAAAACTTCAATATCTAAATTGGCCTGACTTTCTATTACAGCAACTTCATCTTTTTGAAAATAACTTGGGAATGTTGCACTACTCATTATATAATCTCCTGTTTCATGATAACATATATTTTTTAAATGCTTAGTTCCTTCAATAACAAGTTTTTTTCTAACTTCAAAAGGAACTAAACTACTATCATCACTAACTATAAATAGATGTAGTACATCATTTTCACTTGAAGCTTTTTCAACCAAATATTGATGTCCCAAAGTAAAAGGATTAGCATTCATAATAAGAGAAGCTATATTTTTACCCTCTTTCATATCTTTTTTAAGATTATCTAAATAATCAGAAAAACCAGTTCTTTTATTTTCCATAAATACAATTTGATTTTCTATATTTACAATTTCAAAAAAACCTAAATCTTTAAAAAATTTCATAGATTTATTTTTTGTATATAAAAATAAATGAGTTAAACCTCTTGAAAATTCATAATCTACAAGGTGAGTAACAATTTGATTCATAAGCCCTTCACCTTGATGAGAATTGTCAACAGCAAGGCATCTCAAAGTATTTTTAAAACAACTTCCAGTTGCAATAATATTCATATCATCATCAAACATAGCACAAGTATAATCTAAATTAGCATCTTTTCTAATTTCCTCTTTGGCTAATAACTCATCTATTAATTTAAGACTTCTTTTATCATTTGGGTATATTTTTGAAATAGTCATTTTTCCTCCTCATTTTCTATTTTGAATGATTTTTATAAACTCTCTAACTTGTGGTAATTTTGATACAGAATTTGAATACAATAGATAAGTTGAACGAGTGAAAGCCTCTCCATTTTTAAATACCAAAGGTTTAATTTGTCCTTTAAAATTTTTTAAACATATCTCTGGAACTATTGCCCAGCCAAGCCCTTGATTTACCATTTCAACACAGGTATTTATATTATCTACATATATTCCGTCTTTTTTTATTTTTAAATCATTTTCTCTTAACCACTGAGCCATTTCTCTTTCAAAGGTTATATCTGTTCTTCTCCCAATATATTGAAAATCTGATAAATCTTTTCCTATATCTTGATTGTTATAGATAAGACAGATATTTTCTTCTTCAAGTAAAATCTTATTTTCATTCCAAGGAAACTCTCCTCTTACAACAGCAATATCAACTTCTCCATTCGCAATTTTTAAAAATATATTTCTACTATATTCTGTTGTGATGTGTGTTGTTACATTAGGAAATTTTTTCTTATATTCACTTAAAATTTGAGGTAAATTATATTGTGAATAATTAATTGAAATACCAGCTTTTAATGTTCCTGAAACAACTTTACTTCCTTCTTTTAAATCTATTCTCATAAGTTCTAATTGTTTTTTTGCCTCTTGGGTATAGTGTAAAACTTTTTCTCCCTCTGATGTAAAATGTATTCCTTGCCTTGAACGAATCATAAGGGTTACTCCAAGTTCTTCTTCAATAGCTATTATTCTTTTTGATAGAGCAGATTGGTTTATATAGAGTAAATCTGCTGCATGAGTTATATTTTTAGTTTTATTTAAAACTTCTAAAATTTCAAAATCTCTTTCAGTCATATCTCACCAACCTATTATTTTTAAATTATAATTAAATATCTTTACTAAAAAAATTTAGCTAGTAATGAACTATTTTTTACTTCATTCATTTATTTGCAACAGCTCACTTTTAGAATAAACTTTTTATTATTATATCATTCAATTTTAAAATTTAAAAATAATTTATTCATTCTTTTTTGGAATTGATATTTAAGAGAATAATGCTTTTTACTTTTATTTCAATATTATTTATAATAAATTAAAAATAAAAGTAATTAAAATTAAAAAAGGAGTGGTGTATATGGAAATTAAAAAAGTTGCTCTTGCTGGAACTTTGGAATCTAGTGATGTACAAGTTACTGTTGAACCTTTTAATAAAGGAGTCAATTTTTCATTAGAAAGTAGTGTTATGAATCAATATGGTCAACAAATTAAAGATACAGTATTAGAAACTCTTGATAGATTAGGGGTAAAAAATGTAAAAATAAATGTAATAGACAAAGGTGCATTAGATTGCACTATCAAAGCCAGAGTTGAATGTGCTGTACTTAGAGCTTGTGAAGCTTCTGATAAGAATATTGCTTGGGGAGGAATGATAAAATGATTACTAGAAAGAAACCTGAAAAATTTCGTTTACGTAGAACTATGATGTTTATGAATGCTCAAAAGCCTAGTTTAATAAAAGATGCCTATATATATGGTTGTGACAGTATCATAATGGACTTAGAAGATGCTGTTGCTGAAAATCAAAAAGATGCTGCTAGATTTTCTCTATATCATGCTTTAAAAACTATTGACTATGGAGATACAGAAGTTATTGTCAGAATAAATGGTTTAGATACTCCTCATTGGCAAGAAGATATTCGTTGTGTTGTAGCAGCTGGTGCTGATGGAATTCGTATAGCTAAGTGTGAAAGTGCTGAAGATGTTAAGTTAGTTGAAAAATATGTACTAGAAGCTGAAAAAGAATTTGGAGTTGAAGAAGGAAGAACTCTTTTAATGGCAGCATTAGAAAGTCCAAAAGGAATTTTAAATGCTTATGAAATTGTAACTGCTTCTGATAGAATGTTTGGCTGTGCAATTTCTGGTGGAGATTTTAGAAAATCCATGCATGTACAAATAGAAAAAGGTGGAATAGAAATGTTAACTGCAAGAGGAAATATGCTTTTAGCTGCAAGAGCAGCAGGAGTACAATGTTTTGATACAATGTTTCCAAATGTAGATGATATGGAAGGATTCAAAGAAGAAGTTATACAAAATCATAAAATGGGATTTGATGGAAAAAGTATTATAAGTCCAAAACATATTAGATTTGTACATGAAACTTTTGCTCCAACACAAAAAGAAATTGCTTATGCTGAAAAATTAATTAATTCTTTTAATGAACAAGCCGATTCAGGTATTGGAGTTTATACTGTTGATGGAAAAATGGTTGACTTACCTTTCTTTGAAGATGCTAGAAGAATTATTGCATTAGCAAAGGCTTGTGGAGTTTATCAAGGTAATTTATAAAGGGGTGAAAATATGTTAAATAAAGTAAACAGAGAAATTCCAGACGAATTTTTAAAAAATGGTAAAGAAGTTTATCAAGGTAAATTTTATATGGATGGGAAATATGTAAAAAAAGCTGCTCCTACAACTAAAATATTTGAAAAACCAGTTGACAGTAAACTTTGTTCTAGTATTCGTGAAGCTTGTGAAAGATGTGGAGCAAAAGATGGTATGACAATTTCATTTCATAGTGAACTTAGAAATGGAGACTATGTTATGTCTATGGTAACAAAAGTTCTTATTGAAGAAATGGGGTTAAAAGATTTAACTGTTGCAGCTACTTCATTGGGAGATGCACAAGATTTAATAGCTGATTATATAGAACAAGGAAAAATTATAGGAATACAAACTTCTGGTATTCGTGGAAGAATTGGTGAAGTAGTTTCTGCTGGAAAACTAAAAACTCCTGCAATAATAAGAAGCCATGGTGGTAGACCAAGAGCTATTGAAGCTGGAGAAGTTCATATAGATATAGCATTTATGGCAGCATCTACTTCTGATAATCAAGGAAATTCAAAGGGGACAGGTGGAAAAAATGATTTCGGTTCTATGGGATTCGGAATGCATGACCCATTATATGCTGACCATACAGTAATAATAACTGATACCTTAGTTCCTTATCCTAATGTTCCTTGCTCAGTGGATGCAATAAATGTAGATTGTGTTGTAGTGGTTGATGAAATAGGAAATAATAAAAAAATCCAAACAAAAGAAGCAAGAATGACTGATAATCCAAGAGAATTAATGATGGCAGAAAATGTTGCAAATATTATAGCTGCTACTCCATATTTTAAAGATGGCTTTTCATTCCAAACAGGAGCAGGTGGTCCTTCACTTGCAGCAACAAGATTTTTAGAAAATCATATGCGTGAAAAAGGAATAAAAATGAATATGGCTCTTGGAGGAGTAACAAATTCAATTTGTGAATTAATGGATAAAGGATTAGTAAATCACATCTTTGATACACAAAACTTTGATTTAGGAGCTGTAAAACATCTAGCTGAAAATCCTAATCACCATGAAATTAGTATTAGTCAATATGCTAATCCTGCAAATAAGGGTGCATTTGTTAATATGCTAGATTTCGTAGTATTAAGTGCATTAGAAATAGATACTAATTTCAATGTAAATGTTATAACAGGTTCTGATGGAGTATTAAGAGGAGCACCAGGAGGACACCCTGACACATCAGCTGGAAGTAAATGTTGTATTATAGTCACTCCTTTAACTCGTGGTCGTATGGCTACTGTTTGTGAAAATGTTGTAACTATTACTACACCAGGAGATTGTGTTGATATATTAGTAACTGACTATGGTATAGCAGTGAATCCTCTAAGACAAGATTTAGTTGAATGTCTTGATAAAGCTGGAATTAAACATGTATCTATTGAAGAATTAAAAAATAAAGCTTACTCTCTTGTAGGAACTCCTTCTGATTTAAAATGGGAAGATAAAGTTGTCGCTATTGTTGAAGCAAGAGATGGAACTATACTTGATGTTGTAAGAAAAATTAAACCTTATACTTTGGATTAAAAAATTAGTAAGGGCTGTTGCAAAAAACTATCTAATTTTGTAACAGTCCTTTGTTTATTAAAATTAAATTTTATATGGAGGTAAAAATGGAACTGCAAATTATATCATTACTTTTTTTAATCTTTGCAATAGTAATTGGTTTTGTAAAAAAAATAAATGTTGGATTAGTTGCCTTAGGTGTCGCCTTACCTCTTAGTATGATAGGAAAAATTAAACCTAATGTAATTTTTTCTGGTTTTCCAAGTAAGTTATTTTTGACTTTATTAGGAACTATGTTTTTCTTTTCAATTTTACAAGAAAACAAAACTTTGGAAATACTTTCTAAAAAAGTAGTTCTTTTAGTTGGAAAAAGAGCATATTTAGTTCCTATTATCATATATATAATTTCTTATTTTCTTTCAGCAGCTGGTCCAGGTGCAATATCAGTTCAATCAATTATGGTAATCTTAGCAGTTTCTCTTGCTGTTGAAATGAAAATATCTATTATCCTTATGGGAGCTTTATCAATCCTTGGGGCAGTTGGTGGAACAACTTCTCCCATAGCATTAACTGGAATTATAGTTGCTGATTTAACTTCAAATATGGAAGTTCCACAAGTTGTAAATTCTGTTTTTTTAGGAGTAAGTCTAGCTAATTTTATTTGTGCTATTATCTTATATGTATTTCTAAAAGGTTATAAAATAAAAATTGATATAAAAGCAACTAATGAAAATTTGAAATTTAACAGGGAACAAAAAATAAGTTTAGTTTCTTTATTATTTTTAATAATTGTAGTTGTTGGTTTTCAATATGATGTGGGACTTGTTTCATTTTTTCTTTCTATTATCTTAATTCTATTAAAAGTTGGAGATGAAAAAGCAGCAATAAAAAAAATTCCTTGGGGAGTTTTAATTTTAATATCAGGGGTAAGTGTTTTGATGAATGTAACAAAAACTATGGGTGGAATAGATCTTCTTGCAGATATTTTATCTTCAATGATGAATGATAAAACCGCTCCTTCTATAATTGGATTGACTGCTGGTTTGATGTCATGGTTTAGTTCAGCAAATGGTGTGGTTTTCCCTACACTTATTCCTACTGTTTCTAAAATTGTTGCTGATATTGGTGGAAATATAAGTGCTATTGAACTTATTATTGCTATTGTTGGTGGTGCAACAGTTGCTGGTATAAGTCCTTTATCTACTGGTGGAAGTTTAATTTTAGCTGCATATAGTCAAGAAACTGATTCAACTGAAAAAGACGAACAAAATCTTTTTGCAAAATTATTTATTACATCGTTTTTTGTAGTTATCATAATAACTATTTTTGCATTTTTAGGTATCTTTAAGATATTTTCTTAAATTTAAAAGAGGTGGTAGATATGAAACAATTTGCTTATGTTGGTTGTAGAACAACAAAAGAAAGAAATGCCAGAGGAAAAGGAATAAGTAGCTATGAAATAGATAATAATAAATGGACTTTAAAAGAGATTGTTAATTGCATTGAAGAAAACCCTTCTTTTTTATGTTTTGATGAAAAAAAAGAATTTTTATATACAATCCATGGGGATAAAAGCAGTATATCATCTTATAAAATAAATTCAAATGGAAGTTTGGATTATATAAATAGTGTATCAACAGCTGGACTTAATCCTGTTCATTTGACAGTAGATAAAACTAATAAGTGGGTTTTTGTAGCTAATCTTCAAAGTGGTTCAATTTCAATAATTCCTAGAAATACAAATGGAAGTTTAAAAACTGTCAAGGAAATTTATTTTATTAGTGGAAAAGAAATTAATACAATATCTCATCCTCATCAAGTTTTTTTAGATAGAAGTGGAAATTATTTGTTAGTTCCATGTCAAGCTAGAAAAGAAGGAAAAGGACAAATTTCAGTTTTTAAAATAAATCATACAAAAGGAATTTTAGAAAAAGTTCATGTTTCTTTTACAAGAGAAAATGCTGAGCCTAGACATTTAGTTTTTTCCCAAAATAACAAATTTTGCTATTGTGTAAACGAAAAAGATTTTTCAATTACATTTTATAAATTTGATGAAAATACTGGGATATTAACTGCTGAGCAAATTCTTCCCACTCTACCAGAAAATTATACTGAGGATGGCTGGGCTAGTGGAATTGTTTTAGATCCAACAAATAAATTTGTTGTTGTATCCAATAGAAAACATGATAGTATTTCTTCCTTTAAAATAAATGAGGAGACTGGGAAGTTATCCTATTGTGACAATATAAAAACAGATGGAAAGCAACCTAGATATATAATATCTAATTATATAACAAACAGTATCTGGGCAGCTAATGAAAATTCAGATACATTAACAGAATTTTTACTTAATGAAAATGGATATTTTAAAATTATAGAAAGAAATATTAATACTGAAAGTCCAGTATGTTTAATATTTAAATAAAATTTTTATACTACACTTTAATTTTTATATAGTTTAAGGTGTAGTTTTTTATTGACAAAAATTTAAAAAGTTATACTATGTTTATAGGGTTAAGATTAGGAGGAAAATAATGGAAAATAAAAAAGTTAAAGTTTCAGCATTAAATTTAGTTCCTCAATTTCAAGGTGAAACTACAATAGAAGCTATAAATAGAGTAGCAGAATTAAGATTATCTTATTCTTTTGCCACTCACTTTGCACCTGCTATGTGTGAAGAAGCTCAAAAATTATATACTGTTGCTCAACAAAGTTCAATTAGATTATTGAGAGATGAAAAAGGTTTGTATCCTTTGGTTGATGAAAATTTTGAGGAAAACTTAAATTTAACTTCTGCTGAAAAAATATTCCTAAAATCAAGAATGGGAATAAACTTAATGGGAGCAAAAGAAACAATGGCTAAAACTTGGAAAGAAATTAAAGAAAAATTTAATCCTGATGAAATAATTGCAGTAAGTTATATGTTAAAATTAGAACAATTAAAAAAATCATATAAGATATTAAAGGAAGTTATAGAAAACAACTAGGAGTGAAAAAATGAATAGAGATGAAAAATTAAAAAAGCTTATTGAAGAAATAAAAAATGATGAAGAAAATAAAAAATATACAGAACAGGGAATAGATCCTCTTTTTTCTGCACCTAAAGAAGCTAGAATAGTTATAGTAGGACAAGCACCTGGAATAAAAGCTCAGGAAAATAGACTATATTGGAAAGATAAGAGTGGAGATAAGTTAAGAATTTGGACAGGAATAGATGAAAAAACTTTTTATAGTTCTAATTTACTTGCTATCATACCTATGGATTTTTATTATCCAGGAAAGGGGAAAAATGGAGATTTACCTCCAAGAAAAGATTTTGGAGATAAATGGCATAATAAAATTTTAGAATTGCTACCTGATGTTGAGCTTTTTATATTAGTTGGAAAATATGCTCAAGGATTTTATTTGAAAGGCAAGCTAAAGGATAATTTAACAGATACTGTTCATGCCTATAAGGAATATTTACCCAAATTTTTTCCAATAGTTCACCCTTCACCTTTAAACATTAGATGGTTAAAGAAAAATCCTTGGTTTGAAGAAGAAGTTGTGCCTACATTAAAAGAAATGGTAACAAAAATTATGAGCAGATAATAGTAAATTTTTCTTGAAATTAAAAATATATAAATTTTCTTTTATTATAATATAATCAACTACTTGACAGCCATTAATGTTTTTCGAGCTCCACAAAGGCTCTCCAAACATTAATGGACGTCGCAGTAGTTTCATTTAAAGGTTATTTAATATTCTTTCAAGAAAAATTTTTATTTATATTAAAATTTAGAATATAAGTGTAATTTTTGTTCCTTTTCCCAATTGACTTTCAATATGGATGTCAATATTAAGTAAAGTAATAATTTCTTTTACAATAGAAAGTCCTAAACCATAGCTTTTTATTTCTCTATTTCTTGCCTCATCTTCTCTATAAAATCTTTCAAAGATATGAGGTAAGGCCTCTTTTGATATTCCTACACCGAAGTCTTCTATAATAACTTCTATTTTCTTTTCTTTTTTTAATTCAACATTTATTGGATTATTATTTCCATACTTTATAGCATTTTCTATAAGATTTTTAAATAAAAGTTTTAAAAGAGCTGCATCTGAATTCATAGAAATATCAGAACCATTATAATTAATTTTTTGTCTAGGATATACCAAAATTAGATTATTAATTGTATCTTTTAAAATACTATTTAAGTTTACACTATGTTTATCTATAATTAAGTTTTTACTTTTAGCAAGAAATAAAAGTTTTTCCACTAATTCCTGCATATTTTGAGTTTCTGCTTTTAAGGTAACCAAACTTTCCCCTAGAACTTTTTTATCATCTTTTCCCCAATCACTAAGCATTTCAATATAACCTTTTAAAACAAAAATTGGAGTTTTAAGTTCATGTGAAGCATTATTAACAAAATCCATTTGTAACTGAGAGTGTTCTTTAAGTCTTATTAACATATTTTTAAAAGATTTTTGTAATATACTAAATTCTATAAAATTTTCCTCATCATGTATTCTTATTTCAGAGTCTAAGTTATAATCTTGTGTAAAAATTCTTAAATTATCAAGAGAATTTTTAAATTTACCATAAAATTTTTTTTGTATTTTTATAATTATTAATAAACAGAAAAATAAGAAAAACAAAAAACTTCCAAAAGTATAAATAATTAAAAGTCTATTTTTGGCAATTCTTTTAGTAATTTTAACTTCTATTGGGTCATATCCCTTAGGTTGATAAGTTTTTGTAACAGAGTAATAATCCAAAAA
Encoded here:
- a CDS encoding sensor histidine kinase; translation: MKKLSNELLKTYYWIIGLFAIFSISVIISFALFLWRENEKDIKTVETFIDYEFKEFEDKEELKNLSNEELFKTALEESPKIPDVYVEFFYQGEKYTKPPYLPDRKHNFLDYYSVTKTYQPKGYDPIEVKITKRIAKNRLLIIYTFGSFLFFLFFCLLIIIKIQKKFYGKFKNSLDNLRIFTQDYNLDSEIRIHDEENFIEFSILQKSFKNMLIRLKEHSQLQMDFVNNASHELKTPIFVLKGYIEMLSDWGKDDKKVLGESLVTLKAETQNMQELVEKLLFLAKSKNLIIDKHSVNLNSILKDTINNLILVYPRQKINYNGSDISMNSDAALLKLLFKNLIENAIKYGNNNPINVELKKEKKIEVIIEDFGVGISKEALPHIFERFYREDEARNREIKSYGLGLSIVKEIITLLNIDIHIESQLGKGTKITLIF